Proteins from one Thiomicrorhabdus sp. genomic window:
- a CDS encoding pyridoxal phosphate-dependent aminotransferase, translated as MSPLSDRVNRVKPSLTLVITAKAAELKRAGKDIISLGAGEPDFDTPEHIKNAGINAIRSGQTRYTAVDGIPELKEAIIAKFKRDNHLEYGMDQILVSSGGKQSFYNLCQAVLNDGDEVIIPAPYWVSYPDMALLAGGQPVIIEAGIDQGFKITPQQLEDAITANTKMLVLNSPSNPTGAVYSAQELEALGAVLRKHPRVLIASDDMYEHIMLGEAKFTNILEVCPDLYERTIVLNGVSKAYSMTGWRIGYAGGPAEIITGMRKVQSQSTSNPCSISQVAATEALNGSQACIQTMLVEFKKRHEYVVERINQIPGFKCLHADGAFYAFMNIEEAIKIKGYTTDTEFAGALLEEKLVAAVPGSGFGSDNHLRFSFATSMEALVEALDRVEEFMK; from the coding sequence ATGAGCCCCTTATCAGACCGTGTCAACCGAGTAAAGCCGTCACTCACTCTTGTCATCACAGCCAAAGCCGCCGAGCTGAAACGCGCGGGAAAAGACATTATTAGTCTCGGTGCCGGCGAGCCGGATTTTGACACGCCTGAGCATATTAAAAATGCCGGTATCAACGCCATCCGCAGCGGACAGACCCGTTACACCGCCGTAGACGGCATTCCGGAACTGAAAGAAGCCATCATTGCTAAATTCAAGCGTGACAACCATCTGGAATACGGGATGGATCAGATTCTGGTTTCTTCCGGTGGAAAGCAGAGTTTCTACAACCTTTGCCAAGCCGTGTTGAACGATGGCGACGAAGTGATCATCCCGGCACCTTACTGGGTTTCCTATCCGGATATGGCGTTACTGGCCGGCGGCCAACCAGTCATCATCGAAGCCGGTATCGATCAAGGCTTTAAAATCACACCGCAACAGCTTGAAGACGCGATTACCGCCAATACAAAAATGCTGGTTTTGAACAGCCCGTCCAACCCGACCGGCGCGGTTTATTCCGCACAAGAACTGGAAGCGTTGGGAGCCGTGTTACGCAAGCACCCGCGCGTCTTGATCGCTTCGGACGACATGTATGAACACATTATGCTCGGCGAAGCCAAATTTACCAATATTCTGGAAGTCTGCCCGGATCTTTACGAACGCACCATTGTGCTGAACGGCGTCTCCAAGGCCTATTCCATGACAGGATGGCGCATCGGCTATGCAGGCGGCCCGGCAGAAATCATCACCGGTATGCGCAAAGTGCAGTCACAAAGTACCTCCAATCCCTGCTCGATTTCGCAAGTTGCGGCGACAGAAGCCTTAAACGGCTCTCAAGCGTGCATTCAAACCATGCTGGTCGAATTCAAAAAACGTCACGAGTATGTCGTTGAACGCATTAATCAGATTCCTGGATTCAAATGCCTGCACGCCGATGGTGCTTTCTACGCCTTTATGAACATTGAAGAAGCTATAAAAATAAAAGGCTATACTACCGATACCGAATTTGCCGGCGCACTTTTAGAAGAAAAACTGGTTGCTGCGGTTCCCGGCTCCGGCTTTGGAAGCGACAACCACCTGAGATTCTCTTTTGCAACCAGCATGGAAGCCTTGGTTGAAGCCCTGGATCGCGTCGAAGAGTTTATGAAGTAA
- a CDS encoding DNA ligase produces the protein MLKFSAICLMVASGFFLSGALAAEKEISPMSASKEKNSLETSQSLMLLETYRSGQSLVGWFMSEKLDGVRAYWNGRKLVSRNGNVFSAPKWFTENFPDFPLDGELWIDRGRFSETLSVVTQKKPHMGWVKIGYYVFDAPDRKGDLIQRLSQVHRFLGGHYSSYLHVIPQTQIRTEGHFKGRLNLVLAQGGEGLVVRRGDLPYQGGRNAFALKVKAKQDAECIVRGYRPGEGRFKGMVGSLRCELLPEQQKRLFPRLSGSLTQIYIGSGLSDEQRKAPPPIGRTITFQYSGTTRNGLPRFPVFLRERPDYSQARE, from the coding sequence ATGTTGAAGTTTAGTGCTATTTGCCTGATGGTTGCATCAGGCTTTTTTCTTTCAGGAGCGCTGGCTGCGGAAAAAGAAATTTCACCGATGTCCGCATCTAAAGAGAAAAACTCTCTCGAGACATCACAATCCTTGATGCTGCTGGAAACTTATCGTTCTGGTCAATCCCTCGTCGGTTGGTTTATGAGTGAAAAGCTGGATGGCGTCAGAGCTTACTGGAACGGACGCAAGTTAGTGAGTCGAAATGGCAACGTTTTTTCCGCGCCAAAGTGGTTTACGGAAAACTTTCCGGACTTTCCTTTGGATGGCGAATTGTGGATTGATCGCGGCCGATTCTCGGAAACGCTGTCGGTGGTAACTCAGAAAAAACCGCATATGGGCTGGGTTAAAATCGGCTATTACGTTTTTGATGCACCTGATCGGAAGGGAGATTTGATTCAGCGTTTATCACAGGTACATCGCTTTCTTGGTGGGCATTACAGCTCGTATTTGCACGTTATACCGCAAACTCAGATTCGCACTGAAGGGCATTTTAAAGGTCGGTTGAATCTGGTTCTGGCTCAGGGTGGCGAAGGTTTGGTTGTGCGGCGCGGTGACTTACCTTATCAAGGCGGGCGTAATGCTTTTGCCTTAAAAGTCAAAGCCAAGCAAGATGCCGAATGCATTGTTCGGGGGTACAGGCCGGGAGAAGGGCGTTTCAAAGGCATGGTTGGCAGTTTGCGTTGTGAGTTGCTGCCGGAACAGCAGAAGCGGCTGTTTCCTCGTTTAAGCGGATCGCTAACGCAGATTTACATTGGTAGCGGTCTGAGTGATGAACAAAGGAAGGCGCCTCCTCCGATTGGCAGAACGATCACTTTTCAGTATTCTGGGACTACCCGTAATGGTTTGCCGCGTTTTCCCGTGTTTTTGAGAGAGAGACCCGATTACAGCCAAGCCCGAGAGTGA
- a CDS encoding helix-hairpin-helix domain-containing protein encodes MKVIRFFCLLPALWLTTSSVYAQAVNVNKASVEEIAQALSGIGQAKAQAIADHCQKVICKSPQDLLVVKGIGSKTLKKIEADLRFSDE; translated from the coding sequence ATGAAAGTCATACGATTTTTCTGTTTACTTCCTGCTCTCTGGCTGACGACTTCTTCGGTCTATGCCCAAGCTGTGAATGTAAATAAGGCTTCGGTAGAAGAAATTGCCCAAGCATTGAGCGGTATTGGACAGGCTAAAGCACAAGCCATTGCCGATCATTGTCAAAAAGTGATCTGTAAAAGCCCGCAAGACTTGTTGGTGGTGAAGGGGATCGGCAGTAAAACGCTGAAAAAAATCGAGGCCGATCTGCGTTTCTCTGATGAATAG
- a CDS encoding YjbH domain-containing protein — translation MKKRALLIGLLSACGFEAYAQDIGLPASHTVAGDVGLVAMPTARMEKTGNFGVHFSNTSPYSRFVVFAQPLSWLEVLFKYTDISNRIYGAGSTQGYKDKSVDVKIRLLDEGFYRPEIALGMRDVGGTGLFSGEYLVASKQWGNFDFSAGIGWGYLGTRGHVDNPFGWLSDSMKEREEATSNVNQAGSLDSWQPFHGKKAAFFAGVSYSLESLPLTLKVEYDANDYQHEPLGNKFKVSTPVNAAVVYQPNANFDLQAGVVRGDTLMVGISLKTNFIDPGNVKYLDPNPEAILVKKPDELAEGWPQLAKTLRKKAGYDVDSIYVSENQVTVLAAQKSYTDDAKGIGRAARVLSNRLPEKLSEFHFVETANGMPLSEVSMNRNEFDDAARLKLSSEPVEAISEFSSDPLLDHQKKVYQQEADFSYKLSPSFSGSYGGPDAFLLYQLALNADATYRFRPNTWLAGGLELGVLDNYNEFDYVAPSNLPRVRTNIKEYLKTSKLRMSNLQLVNTAKIAPDWFAMGYIGYLESMYGGAGAEVLYRPFGREWSIGLDANYVKQRDFDQRFGFRDYSVFTGHVTGYYEGFEDVTVKLSAGRYLAKDTGATLDLSRKFRNGAKMGVWATKTDVTAEQFGEGSFDKGFYITLPFDLFTFKSTKQSSNLRWQFLTRDGGQKLKRQYNLYDMTEGRDLQNLKQSFDQVLD, via the coding sequence ATGAAGAAAAGAGCATTATTGATCGGGCTTTTGTCTGCCTGCGGTTTTGAGGCTTATGCCCAGGATATCGGTCTGCCTGCTTCTCATACCGTTGCCGGTGATGTAGGGTTGGTCGCCATGCCGACAGCGCGTATGGAGAAAACCGGTAATTTTGGCGTGCATTTTTCGAATACTTCGCCTTACAGTCGCTTTGTGGTGTTTGCGCAGCCCTTATCTTGGCTTGAAGTTCTGTTTAAATATACGGATATTTCAAATAGAATTTATGGCGCAGGTAGTACTCAGGGATATAAAGATAAATCGGTGGATGTGAAGATCCGCTTATTGGATGAAGGATTCTATCGACCGGAAATCGCTTTGGGGATGCGTGATGTTGGTGGAACCGGATTGTTTTCAGGCGAATATCTTGTTGCTTCCAAACAGTGGGGTAACTTCGATTTTTCTGCCGGGATCGGTTGGGGCTATCTCGGCACGCGAGGTCATGTTGATAATCCTTTTGGCTGGTTGTCGGATTCTATGAAAGAGAGGGAGGAGGCAACCAGTAATGTCAATCAGGCTGGAAGCTTGGATTCTTGGCAACCGTTTCACGGTAAAAAGGCGGCATTTTTTGCCGGGGTAAGCTATTCTCTGGAATCCCTGCCGTTGACGTTGAAAGTTGAATACGACGCTAATGATTATCAACATGAACCCTTGGGGAATAAATTCAAGGTTTCCACTCCGGTTAATGCTGCTGTTGTTTATCAGCCAAATGCAAATTTTGATCTGCAGGCAGGGGTTGTTCGCGGCGATACTCTGATGGTCGGGATAAGCTTGAAAACGAATTTTATCGATCCCGGAAATGTAAAGTACCTGGATCCAAATCCGGAAGCGATTCTGGTTAAGAAACCTGATGAGCTAGCCGAAGGCTGGCCTCAGCTGGCCAAGACGTTGAGGAAAAAGGCGGGTTACGATGTCGATTCAATTTATGTTTCCGAAAATCAGGTAACGGTGCTGGCGGCACAGAAATCCTATACCGATGATGCCAAGGGGATCGGACGGGCTGCCAGAGTCTTGAGTAACCGTCTGCCGGAAAAGCTCTCTGAATTTCATTTTGTGGAAACGGCAAACGGCATGCCTCTTTCGGAAGTTTCAATGAATCGAAATGAATTTGATGATGCGGCCAGGCTAAAGTTGAGTTCCGAACCGGTGGAAGCGATTTCAGAATTTTCTTCCGATCCTTTGCTGGATCATCAGAAGAAAGTGTATCAACAAGAAGCGGATTTCAGTTATAAGCTCAGTCCGAGTTTTTCGGGGAGTTACGGTGGGCCGGATGCCTTTTTGCTGTATCAGTTAGCGTTGAACGCCGACGCGACTTATCGCTTTCGGCCAAACACCTGGCTGGCTGGTGGCTTGGAGCTGGGGGTGCTGGATAACTATAACGAATTTGATTATGTTGCGCCCTCTAATTTGCCAAGAGTGCGAACCAATATCAAAGAGTATTTAAAAACCTCCAAACTTCGGATGAGCAATCTGCAACTGGTGAACACGGCGAAGATTGCGCCGGATTGGTTTGCCATGGGGTATATCGGTTATCTGGAATCCATGTATGGCGGTGCCGGTGCGGAAGTGTTATATCGACCCTTCGGCAGAGAGTGGTCCATTGGTCTGGATGCGAACTATGTGAAGCAACGGGATTTCGATCAGCGTTTTGGCTTCAGAGATTATTCGGTCTTTACCGGGCACGTCACCGGTTATTATGAAGGATTTGAGGATGTCACCGTTAAGTTAAGTGCCGGGCGCTATCTGGCCAAAGACACGGGGGCTACATTGGATTTGAGCAGAAAATTCCGTAATGGAGCCAAAATGGGGGTTTGGGCGACCAAAACCGATGTAACTGCTGAACAGTTTGGCGAAGGAAGTTTCGATAAGGGCTTCTATATCACGCTACCGTTTGATTTATTTACCTTTAAATCAACTAAGCAATCGTCGAATTTAAGATGGCAGTTCCTGACTCGCGACGGTGGGCAAAAACTGAAACGCCAATACAATCTTTATGATATGACGGAAGGCCGGGATCTGCAGAATCTGAAACAGAGTTTTGATCAGGTTTTGGATTGA
- a CDS encoding capsule biosynthesis GfcC family protein codes for MTKLYAISVFLIFSFVSMSASSAVHVRYTGCVAPAQELVFSQEPTLLQAVNQAKLQSCAYLFGAALIRADLREKQSQQKAYLLESLRSLLSRESLPLEVTAYTESLIAQIESQLVTGRDTRFSLFPTLIETRKNANPLIDQMIMLHYPSRPDWIHLLGFAENRVDYDPGLSIEQRVNSLSLLPFLKAGYVGIVQANGETSTVRVGYWSNRKSYVSPGGWIVGLFPEKILGDDHKNLNQLILNWLATQVIEK; via the coding sequence ATGACGAAGTTGTATGCAATATCGGTTTTTCTTATTTTCTCTTTCGTGTCAATGTCGGCTTCATCGGCGGTTCATGTTCGCTATACCGGTTGTGTTGCTCCCGCACAAGAATTAGTTTTTTCTCAAGAACCGACTTTGTTGCAAGCAGTTAATCAGGCAAAGCTCCAGTCCTGTGCTTATCTATTCGGAGCCGCTTTGATTCGTGCGGATTTAAGAGAGAAGCAGAGTCAACAAAAGGCGTATTTGCTTGAATCTCTTCGATCACTGTTAAGCCGAGAATCGCTCCCTCTGGAAGTCACTGCTTACACTGAATCTTTAATTGCGCAAATTGAATCTCAGCTGGTGACAGGTCGAGACACGCGCTTCAGCTTATTCCCAACATTGATTGAAACTCGCAAAAACGCTAATCCGCTGATCGATCAAATGATTATGTTGCATTATCCTTCAAGACCGGATTGGATTCATTTGCTTGGCTTTGCAGAAAACCGAGTGGATTACGATCCGGGGTTAAGTATTGAGCAGCGTGTGAATTCACTCTCACTGCTGCCTTTTCTGAAGGCCGGTTACGTCGGTATTGTTCAAGCAAATGGCGAAACCAGCACGGTGAGAGTGGGCTATTGGTCCAACCGGAAGAGCTATGTTTCCCCTGGTGGCTGGATTGTTGGTTTATTCCCGGAAAAAATTCTGGGAGACGATCATAAGAATTTGAATCAATTGATATTAAATTGGTTGGCGACTCAGGTGATTGAAAAATGA
- a CDS encoding YjbF family lipoprotein, whose amino-acid sequence MMRVLWFFCSAILLSSCTSYNTEESATSSFVKSVGSLIGGVEFTEEEALALKYATLVVSIDGDSNISMPLGYLEEDQQKWFSKDLFSLQTQNGRIIRLLNTPHDADLEIVDNDALRHWSWKRFLQSPNGDEQVLRSLQINIDYLNRRHFGVPATLNLISEGLEERRHLGRNVRLMRVRESLNVPALNYFHNNFYWIDPESGFVWQSMQKWGPDSPEFYYEVVKPWMIVKEPAV is encoded by the coding sequence ATGATGCGTGTTTTGTGGTTTTTTTGCAGTGCAATTCTGCTTAGTAGCTGTACTTCCTATAATACGGAAGAAAGTGCAACCTCCTCTTTTGTTAAATCGGTCGGTTCTCTGATTGGTGGTGTTGAATTTACCGAAGAAGAAGCTCTGGCCCTGAAATATGCCACTTTAGTGGTATCAATTGATGGTGACTCGAATATTTCCATGCCTCTTGGGTATTTGGAAGAGGATCAGCAGAAATGGTTTAGTAAAGATTTATTCAGTCTGCAAACTCAGAATGGCAGAATCATTCGTTTGCTGAACACTCCGCATGATGCCGATTTGGAAATCGTTGATAACGATGCATTGCGTCATTGGTCATGGAAGCGTTTTCTACAATCCCCGAATGGAGATGAACAGGTTCTACGATCGTTGCAGATCAATATCGACTATTTGAATCGGCGTCATTTCGGGGTGCCAGCTACTTTAAATCTGATTTCCGAAGGTTTGGAAGAGCGTCGCCATCTGGGACGAAATGTCAGGTTGATGCGCGTCAGAGAAAGTTTAAATGTCCCTGCATTGAATTATTTTCATAACAATTTTTACTGGATTGACCCTGAGAGCGGCTTTGTCTGGCAATCGATGCAGAAATGGGGGCCGGATTCACCGGAATTTTATTACGAGGTGGTGAAACCCTGGATGATTGTGAAGGAACCAGCTGTATGA
- a CDS encoding CpsB/CapC family capsule biosynthesis tyrosine phosphatase — protein sequence MFSSIKNLFGVKRSPEVFENPFKVDLHSHLIPGIDDGVEDLQEALEVVRRFVDMGYQKLITTPHSMSHRFPNDSKTILEGCKALQRAVIAEGLPIEIEAASEYYLDETVMDAISKRDVLTFGDNYFLFELSHHAPMPHLHEWLHEMKLGGYQLLLAHPERYPYFFTDFSKIEALKERGVLFQLNLISLSEFYSPMVKKNALKLLEAGMVDFVGSDAHSMHYLDALDSVLKDKRLLKRLVSNPLRNLELLS from the coding sequence ATGTTTTCTTCAATCAAAAACCTGTTTGGTGTTAAGCGTTCGCCAGAGGTTTTCGAAAATCCGTTTAAGGTAGATCTGCATTCTCATCTGATTCCAGGGATTGATGACGGAGTGGAGGATTTACAGGAAGCGTTGGAAGTGGTTCGCCGCTTTGTCGATATGGGGTATCAAAAATTGATTACCACCCCACACAGCATGAGCCACCGCTTTCCAAACGACTCGAAAACGATTTTGGAAGGCTGTAAGGCTCTGCAGCGAGCTGTCATTGCGGAAGGTTTACCGATCGAGATCGAGGCAGCGTCTGAGTATTATTTGGATGAGACGGTTATGGACGCGATTTCCAAGAGAGATGTACTCACTTTTGGCGATAACTATTTTCTATTTGAACTGTCTCACCATGCTCCGATGCCGCATTTGCATGAATGGTTACATGAAATGAAGTTGGGCGGTTATCAACTGTTATTGGCACATCCGGAGCGTTATCCGTATTTCTTCACTGATTTTTCAAAAATAGAGGCTTTAAAAGAGCGGGGGGTACTGTTTCAGTTAAACCTGATCTCTTTAAGCGAATTTTACTCGCCGATGGTGAAGAAAAACGCTTTGAAATTGCTTGAGGCTGGGATGGTTGATTTTGTTGGTAGCGATGCGCACAGCATGCATTATCTGGATGCTTTGGATTCGGTACTGAAAGATAAACGTTTGTTAAAGCGCCTGGTATCCAATCCTCTGCGAAATTTAGAATTATTGTCTTGA